A single Cannabis sativa cultivar Pink pepper isolate KNU-18-1 chromosome 7, ASM2916894v1, whole genome shotgun sequence DNA region contains:
- the LOC115696593 gene encoding uncharacterized protein LOC115696593 has translation MKILANSQLEFRTYFAQMIEELKDIKIQLTKLNDSSAIQERGKLLAQPLITPKGQHMAQTSTSLESNLKGVNAITTRSGQSTVPLPKTTSVPMPAPDANMPQNPPVKVPFPQALKSFRKVLENHGKILENLKQVKINLPLLHVIKQVPAYAKVIKDLCSMKIKHHVKKNVFLTEQVSAVIEQKIPIKYKDPGCPTISCQIGTQGFGQAFLDLGASVNLMLYSIYLQLGLGEIKPTFVVLQLADCSIKKPRRIVEDVLIKVGKLYYHTDFLIFDTQSEVNTESKIPIILGRPVLATANALINYRNGLMKLSFGNMTMEVNIFHVAKQPPDEEEDCYHTDVIDTIVEEEVLLHDDSNSLNDLLHDFDTENMLYPPEEANVSSILEMSQDEASPSQYENLRFQTRSMKRFFGSMCDIDKFW, from the coding sequence ATGAAAATTCTCGCAAACTCTCAACTAGAGTTTAGGACTTATTTTGCTCAGATGATAGAGGAATTGAAGGACATAAAAATTCAATTAACAAAGTTAAATGATTCTTCAGCCATTCAAGAGCGTGGTAAGCTTCTCGCTCAGCCTCTAATCACTCCCAAAGGGCAACATATGGCACAAACCTCCACATCTTTAGAGTCTAATCTAAAAGGGGTTAATGCCATAACTACTCGAAGTGGTCAAAGTACAGTACCATTACCTAAGACCACTAGTGTACCAATGCCTGCTCCAGATGCTAATATGCCACAGAACCCTCCAGTGAAGGTGCCCTTCCCTCAGGCTTTGAAATCTTTTAGGAAGGTACTGGAAAATCATGGGAAAATCCTAGAAAATTTAAAACAAGTGAAGATCAACCTGCCTCTCTTGCATGTGATCAAACAAGTACCAGCATATGCCAAGGTCATCAAGGATTTATGCAGCATGAAAATAAAACACCATGTCAAGAAAAATGTATTCTTGACAGAACAAGTAAGTGCGGTGATTGAACAAAAGATACCGATCAAATACAAAGATCCTGGTTGTCCTACAATCAGTTGCCAAATTGGGACCCAAGGATTTGGTCAAGCTTTCCTAGACTTAGGCGCAAGTGTTAATCTAATGCTTTATTCAATTTACTTGCAACTAGGCTTAGGAGAAATCAAGCCCACATTTGTGGTGCTACAATTGGCTGACTGCTCAATTAAAAAGCCACGACGAATAGTTGAAGATGTCTTGATTAAAGTtggaaaattatattaccaCACTGACTTTTTGATTTTTGACACTCAGTCTGAGGTTAATACTGAGTCAAAAATTCCCATCATTCTAGGTAGGCCTGTCCTTGCAACAGCCAATGCTCTCATTAACTATAGGAATGGTCTCATGAAATTATCTTTCGGGAATATGACTATGGAGGTCAACATTTTTCATGTTGCGAAACAACCACCAGACGAGGAGGAAGATTGCTATCATACTGATGTGATAGACACAATTGTTGAGGAGGAAGTTCTTTTGCATGATGATTCTAATTCTTTAAATGATCTCCTCCATGACTTTGATACTGAAAATATGCTTTATCCACCTGAGGAAGCTAATGTTTCTTCCATTCTTGAGATGTCCCAAGATGAAGCATCACCGTCGCAATATGAGAATTTGCGATTCCAGACCCGATCTATGAAACGCTTCTTCGGGTCCATGTGCGATATTGACAAATTTTGGTAA